The sequence ATGCGGCGGGCGGGGGCCGACGTGGAGATCTACCGGTACCCGGGCGCGGGACACCTCTTCACCGACCCCGCCCTGCCCGACTACGACGCGGAGGCCGCCGAGCAGGCGTGGCGGACGGCGCTGGGGTTCCTGGACAGCCTGTAGCCCCCTGGGCGGCTCGCCTCTCGGGGCTCCGCCCCGAACCCCGCTCCTCGAACGCCGGAGAGGCTGGAATGTTCCCGTCCCAGGAAATTCCAGCCCCTCCGCTCCTGAGCGTCTCAGCCCTTGAGCGCCGTGTCGATCGCGGTCCTGTAGTCGGCGGCGGTCATCGGCGCGTTCTGGCCGTCGCTGCCGACGATCTTCTTGCCGTCCATGACGAGCGAGGGCGTGCCGGTGACGCCGTACTTGTCGGACTGCTTGTTGAAGTTCTTGCTCATCTCGATCGCCCAGCGGTCGTACGTGCCGTCCTTGACCTGCTTCTCGAAGGTCGCGTTGTCCTTGAGCGCGGGGACGGTCGCGGCGATCTTGAGGAGGTACGAGTCCGAGTTGAGCTTGTCGTCGGTCTCGTCCGGGTGCCACTTCTTCGCGTACATCGCGGTCTTGTAGTCGAGGAAGGCGTCCGGGCTGACGTTGAGCGCGGCGCCGAGGGCGCTCATCGCGTTCTTGGAGCCGGAGCCGCGGCTGCCGAGGTCGATCTTGCTGCCGGAGCCCGAGTCCCCGTCGAGGAAGGTCGCGCCGACGTACTCGACCTTGAACTTGCCCGCGTCGAGGTCCGCGTGGAGGTCCGGGCCCACGGTCTGCTCGAACTGCGAGCAGATCGGGCAGCGCGGGTCCTCGAAGAGGGTCAGCGTCTTCTTCGCCGAGTCCTTGCCGAGGACGACGGTCGTGCCGTTCGCGCCGCTCGTGTTCTTCGGCTTGACGAGGGTGTCCGACTTCGCGGACTCCCACTGCGAGGGCTTGTTGCCCTGGGCGACGGCGACGGCTATCCCGGCGCCTATCGCGAGGACGGCGACGACGCCGCCCGCGACGAGGAACTGCCGCTTGCGGGCGTCCTTCTTCGCCTGGCGCTCGCGTTCGGCGCGCAGCCGCTCGCGGGCGGTGGCCTTGGCCTGCTGGCTGTTGCGCTGGCTCATGGGGGTGACTCCGTAATCCGTAAGACGTGTGAGGACGTGCGAAACGAGGCCGTGCTCACGGGCACGGCGGGGGACTTCAGGCGGTGAGAGCGACCGCGGGAGGTCCCCGGCGTCCTACGGAGTGGGCCAGGAGCAGCAGGTGGGGGCGGGCCACGCGGGCGAGGGCGCGCCCGAGGTGGGCGCGGGCCGCGCGGGACCGGGCGGTGGCGCAGGCCACGGCGAGCAGCAGCGGCCGGAAGGCGAACCAGGTGAGCGTGCCGAGCGCCCGCGCGAGGGCCTTCTCGCCGCCGCGCAGCCAGGCCGCCGCCAGCATCCCGACGGCGAGGTGCGCGCCGAGCAGCAGCCAGGCGGCGCCCGGACGCGGGTCGGTGAGGAGGCTCGCGGCGCCGGTGGGCTCGCCCCCGGCGAAGTGGCTCAGCGGGACCCCGACCGGGCCACCGCCGCACAGGACGTCGATGCCGACGCTGCGCAGCGGACCGGCGACCGGACCGCCGCTCTCGCCGTAGCAGAGGTGCTGGCCCGTCGTGAAGACGGTGTCGGCGGCGAGCTCCAGCGGGACGAGAAGCGCGGCGATGGCCCCGTAGCGCCGCTCACGGCCCGCTAGCGCGTACGCGAGCGCGAAGACGGCCCCGGCGACCACGAGGAGCGGCGCGAGGGGCAGCGGGGAGCGGGAGAGGACCACGTGGGAGGCAGCGGAGAGCGTCACCACGAGCGCGGTGAAGAACGTCGCGCGCAGTGCTCTGAGCTGGGTCCCTGAGATGTCCATCGCTGTCGAGTCTGCCACGGGCCCGGTTAAGCGAGCCCTAAAGGGATGCTGTGGAAAGGCCCGGGGTGACAGGCGCCACCACGAAGCCGTGTGGCGCAAGGGAATCATCCGTCCGCCCCCGGGACAACACCCCGGAGGCGGAAGGCCGCTCAGAGCCCGGGGATGCGGCCGTTGCGGAAGAGGTCCACGAAGATCTGGTGATCACGGCGCGCGACCGTTCCGTAGCGGTGCGCGAAGTCGACGAGGAGCGGTGCGAAGCCCTCCTCGGCGGCCGCGAGGGCGGCGTCGATGGCCCGCTCGGTCGAGAAGGGCACCAGCTCCGAGTGCTCGCTCTCGTCGTCCGCCGCCGCGTGCATCGCGGCCGTGGCACGCCCGAGGTCGGCGACGACGGCGGCGATCTCCTCGTACTCGTCGATGTCGCTCCAGTCGAGGTCGACCGCATACGGGGAGATCTCGGCGACGAGCTGTCCCGCGCCGTCCAGCTCGGTCCAGCCGAGCCACGGGTCGGCGTGCGCCTGGAGGGCGCGCTGCGAGATGACCGTGCGGTGCCCCTCGTGCAGGAAGTAGGCGCGTGCCGCCGCGTCGTCCACGTGCCGCGAGACGGCCGGGGTCTGGGCCTGCTTGAGGTAGATCACGACGTCGTTCTCCAGCGCGTCGCTGTTCCCCTCCAGGAGGATGTTGTACGAGGGCAGCCCGGCGGAGCCGATGCCGATGCCGCGCCTGCCGACGACGTCCTTGACGCGGTAGGAGTCGGGCCGCGCGAGGCTCGACTCGGGCAGCGTCTCCAGGTAGCCGTCGAAGGCGGCCAGCACCTTGTACCGCGTCGCCGCGTCCAGCTCGATCGTGCCGGGCCCGGCGGTGAAGCGGCGCTCGGCGTCGTGGATCCCGGTCATCGACTCCAGGAGCCCGAAGCGGGTCAGCGAGCGGGCCTCGCGCAGCGCGCCGAGCAGCGGCCCGTCGGCGGTGTCGAGCGTGAAGGGCGGGACCTCGTCGCTCTTGGCGCCGGTCGCGAGCTGGTGGATCCGCTCGCGATACGCCTGCGCGTACAGGGTGACCAGCTCCGTGATCTGCGCGTCGCTGAGCGCCTTCGCGTAGCCGATGAGGGCGACCGAGGCGGCGAAGCGCTTGAGGTCCCACGTGAAGGGACCGACGTACGCCTCGTCGAAGTCGTTGACGTTGAAGACGAGGCGACCGCGGGCGTTCATGTACGTGCCGAAGTTCTCGGCGTGGAGGTCGCCGTGCACCCACACGCGGCTCGTGCGCTCGTCGAGGTACGGGCCGGTGTGCTGCTCGCGCGCGAGGTCGGCGTAGAAGAGGCAGGCCGTGCCGCGGTAGAACGCGAAGGCGGAGGCCGCCATCTTGCGGAACTTGACCCGGAAGGCGGCGGGGTCCGCCGTCAGCAGCTCTCCGAAGGCCGTGTCGAACACGCCGAGGATGTGCTCCCCGCGCTCCTCGGCGGGGATGGCAGTGGGCTGCGGGACGGACATCGCGGGTGCCTCCTTGGGCGGTGAACCGGGGGTTGGATTCTTCCCCGGACGGACAACGACCGGAGGGCCGGTCGTGGTTCCGTCCGGCATAGACTTCCCGGGTCCCTTTCGTCCCGCCGCCCCCGGAGGCCCCGTGTCAGCGAAGACGCCGTTCACTCACCTGCACGTGCACACGCAGTACTCGCTCCTGGACGGCGCGGCGCGGCTCAAGGACATGTTCCAGGCGTGCAACGAGATGGGCATGACGCACATCGCGATGTCCGACCACGGCAACCTGCACGGCGCCTACGACTTCTTCCACCAGGCGAAGAAGGCGGGCGTCACGCCCATCATCGGCATCGAGGCGTACGTGGCGCCCGAGTCCCGCCGCAACAAGCGCAAGATCCAGTGGGGCCAGCCGCACCAGAAGCGCGACGACGTCTCCGGTTCCGGTGGTTACACTCACAAGACGATCTGGGCGGCGAACAGCACCGGGCTGCACAACCTCTTCAAGCTCTCCTCCGACGCCTACGCCGAGGGCTGGCTCCAGAAGTGGCCCCGCATGGACAAGGAGACGATCTCCCAGTGGTCCGAGGGCCTCATCGCCTCGACCGGCTGCCCCTCGGGCGAGGTGCAGACGCGGCTGCGGCTCGGGCAGCCCGAGGAGGCGCTCAAGGCGGCGGCCGACTACCAGGACATCTTCGGCAAGGACCGGTACTTCCTGGAGCTGATGGACCACGGCATCGACATCGAGCACCGGGTCCGTGACGGACTCCTGGAGATCGGCAAGAAGCTCGGCATCCCGCCGCTCGTCACCAACGACTCGCACTACACGTACGCGCACGAATCCGTCGCCCACGACGCGCTGCTGTGCATCCAGACCGGCAAGAACCTCTCGGACCCCGACCGCTTCCGCTTCGACGGCACCGGCTACTACCTCAAGACGACCGACGAGATGTACGCCATCGACTCCTCGGACGCCTGGCAGGAGGGCTGCCGCAACACGCTCCTGGTCGCCGAGCAGATCGACACGACAGGCATGTTCGAGAAGCGCGACCTCATGCCGAGGTTCGAGATCCCGGACGGCTTCACGGAGATCACCTGGTTCCAGGAGGAGGTCCGCCGCGGCATGGAGCGCCGCTACCCGGCGGGCGTCCCCGACGACCGGCAGAAGCAGGCCGAGTACGAGATGGACGTCATCATCCAGATGGGGTTCCCCGGCTACTTCCTCGTCGTCGCGGACTTCATCATGTGGGCGAAGAACAACGGCATCGCGGTCGGCCCCGGGCGAGGCTCCGCGGCCGGCTCGATCGTCGCGTACGCGATGGGCATCACCGACCTCGACCCGATCGAGCACGGACTGATCTTCGAGCGCTTCCTCAACCCCGAGCGCATCTCGATGCCCGACGTCGACATCGACTTCGACGAACGCAGGCGCGTCGAGGTCATCCGCTACGTGACCGAGAAGTACGGCGCCGACAAGGTCGCCATGATCGGCACGTACGGCAAGATCAAGGCGAAGAACGCCATCAAGGACTCCGCGCGCGTCCTCGGCTACCCGTACGCGATGGGCGACCGCATCACCAAGGCGATGCCCGCCGACGTCCTCGGCAAGGGCATCGACCTCGACGGCATCACCAACCCCACGCACCCGCGCTACTCCGAGGCGGGCGAAGTGCGCGGGATGTACGAGAACGAGCCCGACGTCAAGAAGGTCATCGACACCGCCAAGGGCGTCGAGGGCCTCGTGCGGCAGATGGGCGTCCACGCCGCCGGCGTCATCATGTCCAGCGAGCCGATCATCGACCACGCCCCGGTCTGGGTCCGGCACACGGACAACGTGACGATCACGCAGTGGGACTACCCGCAGTGCGAGTCGCTCGGCCTGCTGAAGATGGACTTCCTCGGCCTGCGCAACCTGACGATCATGGACGACGCCGTCAAGATGGTGAAGTCCAACAAGGGCAGGGAACTCGACCTCCTCGCCATCCCGCTCGACGACCCGAAGACGTACGACCTGCTGTGCCGGGGCGACACGCTCGGCGTCTTCCAGTTCGACGGCGGCCCGATGCGCTCCCTGCTGCGCCTCATGAAGCCCGACAACTTCGAGGACATCTCCGCCGTCTCGGCCCTGTACCGGCCGGGCCCGATGGGCATGAACTCGCACACGAACTACGCGCTGCGCAAGAACGGCCAGCAGGAGATCACCCCGATCCACCCCGAGCTGGAGGAGCCGCTCAAGGAGGTCCTGGGGCTCACGTACGGCCTCATCGTGTACCAGGAGCAGGTGCAGAAGGCCGCGCAGATCGTCGCCGGTTACTCGCTCGGCGAGGCGGACATCCTGCGCCGCGTGATGGGCAAGAAGAAGGCCGACGAACTGGAGAAGAACTTCGTCCTCTTCCAGGCCGGTGCCCGCAAGAACGGCTACAGCGACGAGGCGATCCAGGCCCTGTGGGACGTCCTGGTCCCCTTCGCCGGGTACGCCTTCAACAAGGCGCACTCCTCGGCGTACGGGCTCGTCACCTACTGGACCGCGTACCTCAAGGCGAACTACCCGGCCGAGTACATGGCCGCCGTGCTCACCTCGGTCCGCGACGACAAGGACAAGTCGGCCGTCTACCTCAACGAGTGCCGCCGCATGGGCATCCGGGTGCTGCCGCCGGACGTCAACGAGTCGCTCGCGAACTTCGCGGCCCAGGGCGACGACGTGATCCTCTTCGGTCTCACGGCGGTCAGGAACGTCGGTCAGAACGTCGTGGACTCGATCATCCGCAGTCGCAAGGCGAAGGGGAAGTACGCCTCGTTCCCCGACTACCTCGACAAGGTCGAAGCCGTCGTCTGCAACAAGCGCACGACGGAATCCCTCATCAAGGCGGGTGCCTTCGACCAGCTCGGGCACACCCGCAAGGGCCTCACCGCGCAGTACGAGCCGATGATCGACAACGTCGTCGCGGTCAAGCGCAAGGAGGCCGAGGGGCAGTTCGACCTCTTCGGCGGCATGGGCGACGACGACGGCAAGGACGAGCCGGGCTTCGGGCTCGACGTGACCTTCGGCGACGACGAGTGGGAGAAGAGCTATCTCCTCGCGCAGGAGCGCGAGATGCTCGGCCTCTACGTCTCCGACCACCCGCTCTTCGGCCTGGAGCACGTCCTCTCGGACAAGGCGGACGCGGGGATCGGGCAGCTCACGGGCGGCGACTTCGGCGACGGCGCCGTCGTCACGGTCGGCGGCATCATCTCCGGCCTCCAGCGCAAGATGACCAAGCAGGGCAACGCGTGGGCGATCGCCACGGTGGAGGACCTCGCGGGCTCCATCGAGTGCATGTTCTTCCCGGCCACGTACCAGCTCGTCTCGACCCAGCTCGTCGAGGACACCGTCGTCTTCGTCAAGGGCCGGCTCGACAAGCGCGAGGACATCCCGCGCCTCGTCGCGATGGAGATGCAGGTCCCCGACCTCTCCCACGCGGGCACCAACGCGCCCGTGGTCATCACGATCCCGGCGACCCGCGTCACGCCGCCGATGATCAGCCGCCTGAGCGAGGTGCTCGGCAGCCACCGGGGCAACTCGGAGGTGCGGATCAAGCTCCAGGGCCCGCGCAAGACGACAGTGCTGCGCCTGGACCGGCACCGCGTGCAGCCCGATCCCTCGCTCTTCGGGGACCTGAAGGTGCTGCTCGGGCCGTCCTGCCTGGCGGGGTAGGGGCCGCCCCGGGGGGCCCACGGCGCTCGCGGTCCTCGCGCGGGCCCGGCTTCCGTACGTGCCGGAGGGGCGCCACTGTCGTGCGACGGTGGCGCCCCTCCTCGTACGTCCCGGGGGTGCGGGACACCGGGAGACGTACGGGCCTTGGCCGTGACCCGGCCCCCGGGGGTCAGTTGTGGCCGAAGCGCCGCTCGCGGCCCTTGCGGGCCATGTCCCCCGGCGTCGCCTGGGACGCCTGGTGCGCCTCGGTGGACGTCTCCTTGGCCTGCGCGCCCGCCGCCTCGGCGGAGGAGCGGTTCTGAGCGCTCTGCTTGCGGTTCTTGTTCTTGGCCATGTGAATCTTCCTCCTGGGAAGGTCTGGGGGCCAGGTACGCGCTCACTCTCACACGCTCGGACAAAGAACGCATTTCGGACAATTACCGTGCGTAATGACCGCAGGGAAGGGGCGTGCCTGCACCTTGACATGGCCGGTAACGGACGGTGGCGACAGGGCGGGCGGGGAAACGGCACGCCGATGATCGAGTTCGGACCGTTAACCCTCGTACGGTCGGGCAGACTCGAAGCGAAGCCGGAGCGAAACCGCCTTCCGTCACCGCGGACGGAAGCGGGCCCCGGGTCGCGAGGGAAGAGGGTGGAACGCGTGGACCGCTGCGTTGTCCTGGTGGATGCCGGGTATCTCCTCGGTGCCGCCGCCAGTCTGCTGGCCGGTGATCCCTCGCGTTCCCGGATCACCGTCGATCACGCCGCGCTCATCCAGCGGCTGCGCGAGCGGGCCGAGGAGGAGACGGGCCAACCCCTGCTCCGCATCTACTGGTTCGACGGCGCGCCCGACCGCGTACCGCAGCCCGAGCACCGCAGGCTGCGGGTCCGGCCGCGCGTCACCGTGCGGCTCGGTGCCCTGACGCGCAGTGACGGGCGGTGGGCGCAGAAGGGCGTCGACGCGGCGATGCACGCCGAACTCACGGAGCTGGCCCGCAATCGCGCCTGCTCCGACGTCGTCCTCGTGACGGGCGACGGCGACCTCCTGCCCGGCCTCGTCTCCGCCAAGGAGCACGGGGTCGCCGTGCACCTGTGGGCCGTTCAGGCGGCGGACGGCGACTACAACCAGTCGGAGGACCTCGTCGCCGAGGCCGACGAGCGACGGGTCCTGGACCGGCAGTGGATCACGGGCGCGATCCGCGCCAAGGAGGCCCCCGGGCCCTGCGCGCTGCCGAACGGGCCGCGCAGCCCCGAGATCACGGCGATCTTCTCGGCACCGCTCCCCGACGGCGACGGAGCGCCCCCGGCGCCGCGCGTCCCCGAGCCGAGCGCGGGGACGGACGCGGGCGCCGGGGGCGGCGTGGACGCGGCCTCCGACGGCCGGCCGGGGGAGCGGGCCGGTGCCGAGGCGGGGACCGGTCCCGGGGGCGGCGCCGGGTCCGACGTGGACGGGCAGGCGGGGGAGCGGGCCGGAGGCAGGGTCGTCCCCACGCCGAAGGACCTCGCGGCCCTCAAGACCCCCGCGCCGGAGCGGCAGCCGGCGCCGAACGCGACGCTGCGCTGGTCCTCCGACAAGGGCTGGGTCGAGCGGCCCGGCGGCGAACCGGCCGAGGCCGCCGCGCTCCCCACGCTCGCCCAGCTCACCACCGCCGAACAGCGGTGGGCGGACCGCGAGGAGGACATCACGACGGTCGGCGGCGACCCCTTCGAGGTCGGCCAGGTCTTCGCCCGCCGCTGGCTCGCCCGCGTCCCG comes from Streptomyces sp. Tu6071 and encodes:
- a CDS encoding thioredoxin domain-containing protein, with protein sequence MSQRNSQQAKATARERLRAERERQAKKDARKRQFLVAGGVVAVLAIGAGIAVAVAQGNKPSQWESAKSDTLVKPKNTSGANGTTVVLGKDSAKKTLTLFEDPRCPICSQFEQTVGPDLHADLDAGKFKVEYVGATFLDGDSGSGSKIDLGSRGSGSKNAMSALGAALNVSPDAFLDYKTAMYAKKWHPDETDDKLNSDSYLLKIAATVPALKDNATFEKQVKDGTYDRWAIEMSKNFNKQSDKYGVTGTPSLVMDGKKIVGSDGQNAPMTAADYRTAIDTALKG
- a CDS encoding DUF2252 domain-containing protein; protein product: MSVPQPTAIPAEERGEHILGVFDTAFGELLTADPAAFRVKFRKMAASAFAFYRGTACLFYADLAREQHTGPYLDERTSRVWVHGDLHAENFGTYMNARGRLVFNVNDFDEAYVGPFTWDLKRFAASVALIGYAKALSDAQITELVTLYAQAYRERIHQLATGAKSDEVPPFTLDTADGPLLGALREARSLTRFGLLESMTGIHDAERRFTAGPGTIELDAATRYKVLAAFDGYLETLPESSLARPDSYRVKDVVGRRGIGIGSAGLPSYNILLEGNSDALENDVVIYLKQAQTPAVSRHVDDAAARAYFLHEGHRTVISQRALQAHADPWLGWTELDGAGQLVAEISPYAVDLDWSDIDEYEEIAAVVADLGRATAAMHAAADDESEHSELVPFSTERAIDAALAAAEEGFAPLLVDFAHRYGTVARRDHQIFVDLFRNGRIPGL
- the dnaE gene encoding DNA polymerase III subunit alpha; its protein translation is MSAKTPFTHLHVHTQYSLLDGAARLKDMFQACNEMGMTHIAMSDHGNLHGAYDFFHQAKKAGVTPIIGIEAYVAPESRRNKRKIQWGQPHQKRDDVSGSGGYTHKTIWAANSTGLHNLFKLSSDAYAEGWLQKWPRMDKETISQWSEGLIASTGCPSGEVQTRLRLGQPEEALKAAADYQDIFGKDRYFLELMDHGIDIEHRVRDGLLEIGKKLGIPPLVTNDSHYTYAHESVAHDALLCIQTGKNLSDPDRFRFDGTGYYLKTTDEMYAIDSSDAWQEGCRNTLLVAEQIDTTGMFEKRDLMPRFEIPDGFTEITWFQEEVRRGMERRYPAGVPDDRQKQAEYEMDVIIQMGFPGYFLVVADFIMWAKNNGIAVGPGRGSAAGSIVAYAMGITDLDPIEHGLIFERFLNPERISMPDVDIDFDERRRVEVIRYVTEKYGADKVAMIGTYGKIKAKNAIKDSARVLGYPYAMGDRITKAMPADVLGKGIDLDGITNPTHPRYSEAGEVRGMYENEPDVKKVIDTAKGVEGLVRQMGVHAAGVIMSSEPIIDHAPVWVRHTDNVTITQWDYPQCESLGLLKMDFLGLRNLTIMDDAVKMVKSNKGRELDLLAIPLDDPKTYDLLCRGDTLGVFQFDGGPMRSLLRLMKPDNFEDISAVSALYRPGPMGMNSHTNYALRKNGQQEITPIHPELEEPLKEVLGLTYGLIVYQEQVQKAAQIVAGYSLGEADILRRVMGKKKADELEKNFVLFQAGARKNGYSDEAIQALWDVLVPFAGYAFNKAHSSAYGLVTYWTAYLKANYPAEYMAAVLTSVRDDKDKSAVYLNECRRMGIRVLPPDVNESLANFAAQGDDVILFGLTAVRNVGQNVVDSIIRSRKAKGKYASFPDYLDKVEAVVCNKRTTESLIKAGAFDQLGHTRKGLTAQYEPMIDNVVAVKRKEAEGQFDLFGGMGDDDGKDEPGFGLDVTFGDDEWEKSYLLAQEREMLGLYVSDHPLFGLEHVLSDKADAGIGQLTGGDFGDGAVVTVGGIISGLQRKMTKQGNAWAIATVEDLAGSIECMFFPATYQLVSTQLVEDTVVFVKGRLDKREDIPRLVAMEMQVPDLSHAGTNAPVVITIPATRVTPPMISRLSEVLGSHRGNSEVRIKLQGPRKTTVLRLDRHRVQPDPSLFGDLKVLLGPSCLAG
- a CDS encoding NYN domain-containing protein, coding for MERVDRCVVLVDAGYLLGAAASLLAGDPSRSRITVDHAALIQRLRERAEEETGQPLLRIYWFDGAPDRVPQPEHRRLRVRPRVTVRLGALTRSDGRWAQKGVDAAMHAELTELARNRACSDVVLVTGDGDLLPGLVSAKEHGVAVHLWAVQAADGDYNQSEDLVAEADERRVLDRQWITGAIRAKEAPGPCALPNGPRSPEITAIFSAPLPDGDGAPPAPRVPEPSAGTDAGAGGGVDAASDGRPGERAGAEAGTGPGGGAGSDVDGQAGERAGGRVVPTPKDLAALKTPAPERQPAPNATLRWSSDKGWVERPGGEPAEAAALPTLAQLTTAEQRWADREEDITTVGGDPFEVGQVFARRWLARVPPNPPARERLAPLYPRIPHRIDGELLRYAARFGLLAHKDDQIDENDRYAIRAGFWRETGVEAGATTGR